From a single Lolium rigidum isolate FL_2022 chromosome 7, APGP_CSIRO_Lrig_0.1, whole genome shotgun sequence genomic region:
- the LOC124670253 gene encoding FT-interacting protein 3-like has protein sequence MATYKLGVEVASAHDLMPKDGHGSASACVELNFDGQRFRTAIKEKDLNPVWNERFYFNVSDPSNLPELALEAYVYNVNKSVEASRSFLGKVRIAGTSFVPFTDSVVMHYPLEKRGMFSRVKGELGLKVYITNDPNIRASNPLSAMDPVSNSSPPTPSHAEQIAADITGTNLNNSQEHRNEVRTLHTIAKDVHHSQHGHLPASFAGQPTNSKYGVEQMKPEPQQPKIVRMYSAASQQPMDYALKETSPFLGGGQIVGGRVIRGEKHASTYDLVERMQYLFVRVVKARDLPDMDITGSLDPFVEVRVGNYRGITKHFEKQRNPEWNAVFAFSRDRMQASVLEVLVKDKDVMKDDFVGMVRFDLNDVPIRVPPDSPLAPEWYRLVHKTGDKSRGELMLAVWIGTQADEAFPDAWHSDAATLDDPSAVAHMKSKVYHAPRLWYLRVNIIEAQDILIHDKTRYPDVFVRAQVGHQNGRTKPVQARNFNPFWNEDLMFVAAEPFEDHLILTLEDRVAPNKDEMLGRIIIPLTMIDRRADDRIVHGKWFNLEKPVLVDVDQLKKEKFSSRLHLRLCLDGGYHVLDESTNYSSDLRPTAKQLWKPSIGLLELGVLGAQGIVPMKTRDGKGSSDTYCVAKYGSKWIRTRTIMNNPNPKFNEQYTWEVYDPATVLTIGAFDNGQLGDRNGEKSSGKDAKIGKVRIRLSTLETGRVYTHSYPLLVLHPSGVKKMGELHLAIRFSSTSLVNMLYLYSRPLLPKMHYARPIPVLQVDILRHQAVQIVAARLSRMEPPLRKEVVEYMSDFDSHLWSMRRSKANFFRLMSVFSGVFAVSKWFSGVCAWRNPITTVLVHILFIMLVCFPELILPTIFLYMFLIGIWNYRYRPRYPPHMNTKISHAEAVHPDELDEEFDTFPTSRSQEIVRMRYDRLRSVAGRIQTVVGDIATQGERIQALLSWRDPRATSIFVLFCFMAAIVLYVTPLQVLAAIGGFYAMRHPRFRHRLPSTPVNFFRRLPARTDSML, from the coding sequence ATGGCGACGTATAAGCTGGGCGTGGAGGTCGCAAGCGCTCATGACCTGATGCCCAAGGACGGGCATGGTTCAGCCAGCGCCTGCGTCGAGCTCAACTTTGACGGCCAGCGGTTCCGAACGGCCATCAAGGAGAAAGATCTGAACCCGGTGTGGAACGAGCGCTTCTACTTCAACGTCTCCGACCCATCCAACCTCCCTGAGCTCGCTCTCGAGGCGTACGTCTACAACGTCAACAAGTCTGTCGAGGCTTCCAGGTCCTTCCTCGGCAAGGTCAGGATTGCCGGGACCTCGTTCGTGCCCTTCACGGACTCTGTTGTCATGCACTATCCGCTGGAGAAGCGTGGGATGTTCTCGCGCGTCAAGGGTGAATTGGGCCTGAAAGTGTACATCACCAATGACCCCAACATCAGGGCTTCAAACCCTCTTTCGGCGATGGACCCTGTCTCGAATAGTTCTCCTCCAACTCCGAGTCATGCTGAGCAGATCGCGGCTGATATAACCGGTACTAATCTGAACAATTCTCAGGAGCACAGGAATGAGGTGAGAACCTTGCATACCATTGCCAAGGACGTGCATCATAGTCAACATGGCCATCTTCCAGCCTCTTTTGCCGGGCAGCCTACCAACTCCAAGTATGGTGTTGAGCAAATGAAACCTGAACCACAGCAGCCCAAGATTGTCAGGATGTATTCAGCAGCCTCCCAGCAGCCCATGGACTATGCACTCAAAGAAACTAGTCCCTTTCTTGGTGGTGGACAGATTGTTGGTGGTCGGGTTATACGTGGTGAGAAGCATGCTAGTACTTATGATCTAGTGGAGAGAATGCAGTATCTGTTTGTGCGTGTGGTCAAGGCAAGGGACCTGCCTGACATGGACATCACTGGGAGCCTAGATCCTTTTGTGGAAGTGAGAGTTGGCAACTACAGGGGCATAACTAAGCACTTCGAGAAGCAGAGGAACCCTGAATGGAATGCTGTCTTTGCTTTCTCTAGAGATCGTATGCAGGCGTCTGTCCTTGAAGTGTTGGTCAAAGACAAGGATGTTATGAAGGATGATTTTGTTGGCATGGTGCGCTTCGATTTGAATGATGTACCGATACGTGTGCCCCCTGACAGTCCACTGGCTCCAGAATGGTACCGGCTTGTTCATAAGACTGGGGATAAGTCAAGAGGCGAGCTGATGCTGGCAGTTTGGATTGGCACCCAAGCTGACGAGGCATTTCCTGATGCATGGCATTCAGATGCTGCTACACTTGATGACCCATCTGCTGTAGCACACATGAAGTCGAAAGTTTACCATGCTCCCAGATTGTGGTATCTTCGAGTTAATATAATTGAGGCCCAAGATATTCTCATACACGATAAGACCCGCTATCCAGATGTTTTTGTTAGAGCACAAGTTGGGCATCAGAATGGGAGGACAAAGCCTGTTCAAGCTAGAAACTTCAACCCATTTTGGAATGAAGACCTTATGTTTGTGGCTGCTGAACCGTTTGAGGATCACCTTATTCTGACGCTTGAAGACCGTGTAGCTCCTAACAAAGATGAGATGCTTGGCCGCATAATCATACCATTGACAATGATTGATAGACGGGCTGATGACCGTATTGTCCATGGGAAATGGTTTAATCTAGAGAAGCCTGTACTAGTTGATGTGGACCAACTGAAGAAGGAGAAGTTCTCTAGCCGCCTTCATCTCCGCCTCTGCCTTGATGGAGGGTATCATGTTCTGGATGAGTCAACAAACTACAGCAGTGACCTCAGGCCAACAGCAAAGCAACTCTGGAAGCCATCCATTGGTTTGCTCGAGCTTGGAGTCCTAGGTGCTCAAGGGATTGTTCCAATGAAGACACGAGATGGAAAAGGTTCATCAGACACTTATTGTGTTGCAAAGTATGGGTCAAAGTGGATAAGAACACGTACTATCATGAACAATCCAAACCCCAAGTTCAATGAACAATACACCTGGGAAGTCTATGATCCGGCAACTGTCCTGACTATTGGTGCTTTTGACAATGGCCAGCTTGGAGACAGGAATGGGGAGAAGTCCAGTGGTAAAGATGCGAAAATTGGCAAGGTTCGAATTCGTCTTTCGACACTAGAAACTGGCCGTGTGTACACCCACTCTTATCCTCTCCTGGTTCTACACCCATCAGGGGTGAAAAAGATGGGAGAGCTGCACCTAGCAATACGATTTTCGTCAACGTCATTGGTGAACATGCTGTACCTGTACTCTCGACCTCTGCTACCGAAGATGCACTATGCCCGTCCAATACCAGTGCTTCAGGTTGACATACTGCGCCATCAAGCTGTCCAGATTGTGGCTGCCCGTCTTAGCCGAATGGAGCCACCTCTGAGAAAGGAAGTTGTTGAGTACATGTCAGATTTTGATTCTCACTTGTGGAGCATGAGGCGAAGCAAAGCAAACTTCTTCAGACTTATGTCAGTCTTCTCAGGCGTGTTTGCAGTCAGCAAGTGGTTCAGTGGTGTCTGCGCATGGAGGAACCCAATTACCACAGTGCTAGTCCACATCCTCTTTATCATGCTGGTGTGCTTTCCGGAGCTCATACTCCCAACAATTTTCTTGTACATGTTTCTGATAGGGATTTGGAACTACCGTTATCGACCTCGCTACCCTCCACACATGAACACCAAGATCTCTCATGCAGAGGCTGTTCACCCAGATGAACTTGACGAAGAATTTGACACATTCCCGACAAGCCGGAGTCAAGAGATTGTAAGGATGAGGTATGATAGGCTGAGGAGTGTTGCTGGAAGGATACAGACTGTTGTCGGTGATATAGCAACTCAAGGGGAGAGAATCCAAGCACTGCTTAGTTGGAGGGACCCTCGGGCCACATCAATATTTGTCCTATTTTGTTTCATGGCTGCTATAGTGCTGTACGTCACACCTCTCCAAGTTCTTGCAGCAATAGGAGGGTTCTATGCCATGAGGCACCCAAGGTTCAGACACAGgttgccttcgacgccggtgaacTTCTTTAGACGTTTACCAGCAAGGACCGACAGCATGCTATGA
- the LOC124670255 gene encoding probable phospholipid hydroperoxide glutathione peroxidase, which translates to MGAAESSSKPGGSVHDFVVKDTRGNDVELSRYKGKVLLIVNVASRCGLTNSNYTELGQLYEKYREKGLEILAFPCNQFAGQEPDSDEQIVEFACNRFNAEYPIFRKVDVNGNNAAPLYKFLKSERGGLFGERIKWNFTKFLVDKEGHVVTRYAPTCSPSNIENDIKKLLEV; encoded by the exons ATGGGAGCAGCAGAGTCGTCTTCCAAGCCCGGTGGTTCTGTCCATGACTTCGTTGTTAAG GATACAAGAGGAAATGATGTGGAGCTCAGCAGATACAAAGGGAAAGTTTTGCTGATTGTGAATGTTGCATCTCGATG TGGTCTGACAAATTCCAACTACACTGAACTGGGTCAGCTCTACGAGAAATACAGGGAGAAAG GATTGGAGATATTGGCGTTCCCCTGCAATCAATTTGCCGGACAGGAACCAGATAGCGATGAGCAGATTGTGGAGTTTGCCTGCAATCGTTTCAATGCAGAGTATCCAATTTTTCGCAAG GTTGATGTTAATGGCAACAATGCCGCTCCACTGTACAAGTTCCTGAAGTCAGAGAGAGGCGGTCTATTTGGAGAACGTATCAAATGGAACTTCACCAAGTTTCTAGTTGACAAAGAGGGGCACGTTGTGACTCGCTATGCGCCAACCTGTTCCCCGTCCAACATTGAG AATGACATCAAGAAGCTGTTGGAGGTTTGA
- the LOC124670254 gene encoding AT-hook motif nuclear-localized protein 9-like, whose product MDGKELISPSDLPPFYPQQQPHHHRMLGGGGGGHNSPSSLAGMHSVIRPMPNMSMSPTAILQSIGGGGPGSLSGMQFHMDSTPSPSSMMHGGNMSGSGNMVSVSGSGGTMPVPSQPEPVKRKRGRPRKYGPDGAMKQHLASTQGQQQQHHQMMGAPPPPRMGSMSGQDMAGGLDDAAAKKRRGRPPGTGKKLSSPKPSGNAFSGSAGTSFTPHIITASPSEDVAGKIAAFVSQSPRAVCVLSAMGSVSRAVLRNPGDHASSAAMAPPSYNNNPSIYEGLYEILSLSGSYNLNEAQLNQSDGLSVTLCSPERHVIGGVLGGALVAASTVQVVLGTFVNGGSKSKSKKAVKPPPAFGPDTLAGGGGPDASPSSGGHNQNLTPPPSIVTTGGWPSSRIFDTRSSSIDINNSSRG is encoded by the exons ATGGATGGCAAAGAACTCATCTCACCGTCCGACCTGCCGCCATTCTACCCGCAACAACAGCCCCACCACCACCGCATgctcggcggcggtggaggagggcaTAACAGCCCTTCCTCGCTCGCCGGGATGCACTCCGTCATCCGCCCCATGCCCAACATGAGCATGAGCCCCACGGCCATCCTCCAgtccatcggcggcggcggccccggcTCCCTCTCCGGGATGCAGTTCCACATGGACAGCACGCCCTCGCCGTCCTCCATGATGCACGGCGGCAACATGTCCGGCTCCGGCAACATGGTCTCCGTTTCTGGCTCCGGCGGCACGATGCCGGTCCCCAGCCAGCCGGAGCCGGTCAAGCGGAAGCGGGGCCGGCCGCGCAAGTACGGGCCCGACGGGGCCATGAAGCAGCACCTGGCGTCCACGCAggggcagcagcagcaacatcacCAGATGatgggcgcgccgccgccgccgaggatggGGTCCATGTCCGGGCAGGACATGGCGGGCGGGTTGGACGACGCGGCGGCCAAGAAGCGACGGGGCAGGCCTCCCGGGACCGGGAAGAAGCTCTCCTCCCCTAAACCCTCCG GCAATGCGTTCTCTGGCTCAGCTGGAACGAGCTTCACTCCTCACATCATAACAGCATCTCCTTCAGAG GATGTAGCAGGGAAGATAGCGGCATTCGTCAGCCAGTCACCGAGGGCTGTGTGCGTGCTCTCGGCGATGGGCTCCGTCTCCAGGGCTGTCCTCCGCAACCCAGGAGACCATgcctcctccgccgcaatggctcctccTTCTTACAACAACAATCCTTCCATTTACGAG GGCTTGTATGAGATCCTGAGTTTATCTGGCTCTTACAATCTGAATGAGGCGCAGCTGAACCAGAGTGACGGGCTCAGCGTCACGCTCTGCAGCCCAGAGAGGCATGTCATTGGAGGTGTTCTGGGTGGAGCCTTGGTGGCTGCCAGCACAGTGCAG GTGGTACTAGGGACTTTTGTCAATGGAGGGTCCAAATCAAAATCAAAGAAAGCCGTGAAACCACCGCCGGCCTTCGGTCCCGACACGCTTGCCGGCGGAGGAGGGCCAGACGCGTCACCCAGCTCTGGTGGACATAACCAAAACCTAACGCCGCCACCCTCCATCGTAACAACTGGAGGATGGCCTAGCTCCAGGATATTTGACACGAGAAGTTCCAGCATTGATATCAACAACTCGTCTAGAGGATAG